AGTCCGAACGTTATGGCAGGAAATCCTGAATTGGCGCATATTTGAGGCGATTACAATGGCAGCTAAAACAAAAACCGAAGAAAACTTAATGAAAGCATTTGCCGGCGAAAGCATGGCGCGCAACAAATACAATTTCTTTGCAAATATTGCGCGAAAAGAAGGTTTTGAGCAGGTTGCGGCAATTTTTGACGAGACTGCGGATAATGAAAAAGAGCACGCAAAGAAAATAGCAAAGCTTCTTGCAAACATCATCGGCGACACCAAAAACAACCTGAAAGCAGCAATTGAAGGTGAGAATTACGAGCACACCATAATGTACCCTGAATTCGAGAAGGCGGCGCGCGCAGAAGGAAACCTGGAAGCCGCAGAATTCTTCAAGCATGTTGCGATGGTTGAAGTGGAGCATCACAAAAGATATGACGCGCTTCTAAAAAATCTTGAAACTGGAAAAGTGTTTCAGAAAGACGCGCCAGTCAAATGGAAATGCAGGAACTGCGGATATGTCCATGAAGGACGAGACGCGCTGAAAGTATGCCCCGCGTGCCTGCACCCGCAGAGTTTCCAGGAAGTGAAGGCACAGAATTACTGATGTTGGAAGAAAGGATGGTTATGAACTACGCCGAAGAATCTCTGAAGCTGCACGCACAGAAAAAAGGGAAGATGGAAATCAAAAGTAAAGTTGCGCTGGCAACCAAAGAAGACCTTTCTCTAGCATACACACCGGGTGTTGCGGCAGTCAGCGCGGCAATAGCAAAAGACAAATCAAAAGTTTACGAATACACTTCTAAAGGAAATACAATCGCAATTCTGACAGACGGCTCGCGCGTCCTTGGACTTGGAAATATCGGTCCCGAAGCAGCGCTTCCTGTGATGGAGGGAAAAGCAATTCTTTTCAAGGAATTCGGAGGCGTTGATGCATTTCCGATTTGCCTTGCAACGCAGGACATTGAGG
This window of the Nanoarchaeota archaeon genome carries:
- a CDS encoding rubrerythrin family protein, with product MAAKTKTEENLMKAFAGESMARNKYNFFANIARKEGFEQVAAIFDETADNEKEHAKKIAKLLANIIGDTKNNLKAAIEGENYEHTIMYPEFEKAARAEGNLEAAEFFKHVAMVEVEHHKRYDALLKNLETGKVFQKDAPVKWKCRNCGYVHEGRDALKVCPACLHPQSFQEVKAQNY